ACTGTACCCAAGTGCAGCACAACCTCACCAGGTAGGACGAGAGAAGGAGGGGCCTTGTTTAATAGTCCTTCATGTTACTTTGAACACTCCCATACCAGGCCTTTCTGACTCCACTTTCCCTTCCTCAGCGGCCCTCCCATGAGCGCCTTATAATCTGCATTTCAGCTTTAAAGATCTTTGTTTCTTAAAACTGAAggattttatatttaaaagcaaGGCAGATCAATTTGTCCCTCTTCCAAATGGGCCTCGGATGGGCTTTGCCCTCTGAGCCATTTCTTGTTTGGTCTGTGTGGCATCAGCCGGTTTGATTTCCTAATCCCATCTCCAGTCCACTTGAATTTCCCCAGTGGAGGATAATGACCTAGTCAGCATGAATAGGAGGTTGTAGATTACAGTGGAGAAGCGCAATCCTTGCAGATAGACGTATACAACTGCAGCACACACATTAGAGCTGACATCCATGCCAGTGCTGGGGGCCAGCAGGATTACTGCCAATTCCACCGAGCAGGAAAATTCATAGTTAAAGGATGAGAGATTTCACAAACCAACCCCCAACCTCAAGAATCTTTCTACTGCACGTGCTTGCTGAGGCACTAGGTTTTGACTTGACCTCGCCCATTTTCATTACGTCTACATGGGTTAGCTAGCTTTCTTCTCGCCATCACATGTTCCTGTGACAGCTGCAAGCCCCAATGGGCACAGTTCGCCACTGGTTTAAAAGTTCAGTTGTAAGTCTAGTGCACGTGAGAACCTGTGCCAATTACTGCAAGTGGGAATGGCTATGACTGTGCAGGAATGGGTGTGCTTATGTGTGCAAATACATGAGTGTGCATGCACGAGTGTATGCATAAGCacaggtgtgggtgggtgtgcccatgtgAGTCCAGGTGGTACCATACAGGATGGAGAATGTGTGTGCGCCATAAAGCAAGGAGGAGCTAAGGGCAAAAGACCATAAGAGACGCTCTCAGGTGACACATTGTAAAAGTGCtcttccccttttacagatgtgGGCTGATGCTGACCATGGCCACAGatctcctcctctggctgttAGCGGTGACCAACGACTCTATTCACAGGGAAATTGAATCTGCACTCAAAGGTCTTGTGTAGAATTTTCCAGATATGGCTCACTCTTCACTGCTTcttaatagggtgaccagatgtcccgtttttatagggacagtcccattttttgcaaccttttcttatataggcgcctattgccccccaccccttgtcccgttttttcacagttgttgtctggtcaccctacatcttAATAGCAACAGGTAGGTAGGTAGGATGGAGAATCCATGAGGTCAGCACTAGCCCTTGGCCCCAGCCATTCAGTTTTCTGGATCATCTCCACTGGGATGCATGTCTTCACTAAAGCACAAGGAGTTGGTGTCTGTTTTTCCGGGAAAAGAGGAAGTTTTGCTTAGCTATAGGTTGAGGTCGCCCATAGAGATCTAGATTTTTTTGAATGATTTGTACTGCAGTTTGAGGGTCATTTGGAACGTGATGATTTGCCTGGAAAGCTATTTAGCCACTAAAATTTGGAGATAAAGAGATCTCCTGGGAGAACATCTAGCTAGGGAAGGAAAGAGAATACATGTTACACACAGGGCAAGGTCTACATGTAGTCATGGTCGGGACTGGGTCCGGTCTCTCCttcccgagagagagagagatccccaTCAGTTCCCTACATAACTAATTCATCATGACACAGCAGAAACCTCAAATCCTCAGGTAGATGTTGTAGACCTTTACCAGGGGGTCTTAACCTCCCAGATGCATGTGAAGAGAGTTTAGTGGATTGAGCAGGGAGATAGGAACCAGAAAAGCCTTAGCACtgatcctggctttgccactggcatgctgtgtggccttggataGGTGACTTCACCTGTCTGTGTCTTgtacaaatggagaaactaatATTACCCCTCTTCCAGGGTGGACTGGGAGGTCTGGTTATTTGAGCATGGGAAGGGCAAAGTGTTATTATACtgaacacctcccccccccccagtcttaaAGGCTCACTTGGCTTCATGCAGATCATTAGGCTTTCTGGGGCAGGCAGGTATGTAGGAACTCACTGCAGGTAGCCAGGAAATAGACAAAAAAACTTCCCAGGCTACTCGTGCCTCCCAAATGACCCCCTTCCTCTTCCCTCACTCCAGGCAACAAGACCACCTCATGCATGTGTCCAAACACAACAGCCTGCCGCATCTTCCAGAAGGGCTACATCTTGCTGTACCCCTTCAATATGGAATACTGCCTCATCGGCAGCACCATGCTGTTCGTCATGTGGAAGAACGTGGGTAGGCACATCCCTCCCCAACAGGCCATTCACGCCAAGCCCAAGTTCAAGCTCCGTGGCGTCTTTTACGGGCTGGTGCTGGGCATATCTGCATTGTTGCTTGGGATCTGCATCTTCCTGACCTACCAGATCCAGGCTACGAGCTCAGCGCCTAGCCAGGAGACCTTTGTGATGTATTATTCCTACCATGTCGTGCTTCTACCAACAATGATTGTGAGTGCTTTGGCTGGGACGGTCATCCATCGCTTGGAAGAGCGTGAGCTAGATACTCTGAAAAACCCAGCCCGAAGCTTGGATGTAATCCTGCTTATGGGAGCAGCCctaggccagattctcatttcTTACTTCTCCATTGTTGCCATTGTGGCCACCAACCCCGGAGACCTGCTGAACAGACTCACCCTGACCTACGCGGTCAGCCTCATCATTCAGCACATCACGCAGAACATCTTCATTATTGAGGGGCTTCACCGGCAGCCTTTGGTGGAGGATCCTGGTGCCAACCTGGCTGGGCCCCACATACAGCACTCAGGTCCATCCAGTGAAGAGACGGCCGTGTCACACACCATCCAGGAGCCCATGCCGCCCCCTGGCAATGAAGAGACGGTGGCAAAAGAAGGCGAGAA
The window above is part of the Natator depressus isolate rNatDep1 chromosome 14, rNatDep2.hap1, whole genome shotgun sequence genome. Proteins encoded here:
- the OTOP3 gene encoding proton channel OTOP3 — encoded protein: MAGKEAAQQRHLNQDTDGEESVSAQPEAWKIRYEKSWLHRGCSSLLHNDKQARKAGQLFSGLLAMNVVFLGCAFISSMVFNRVAITCRDVGIFLSILKILSLCWIIYYLLCTSRKPHAVLYRDSHAGPVWVQGSLVLFGICGIFLHVFRVGYDISLIHCKSQLEILFLCIDIIFVCIQTYLLWRHCKDCTQVQHNLTRCGLMLTMATDLLLWLLAVTNDSIHREIESALKGNKTTSCMCPNTTACRIFQKGYILLYPFNMEYCLIGSTMLFVMWKNVGRHIPPQQAIHAKPKFKLRGVFYGLVLGISALLLGICIFLTYQIQATSSAPSQETFVMYYSYHVVLLPTMIVSALAGTVIHRLEERELDTLKNPARSLDVILLMGAALGQILISYFSIVAIVATNPGDLLNRLTLTYAVSLIIQHITQNIFIIEGLHRQPLVEDPGANLAGPHIQHSGPSSEETAVSHTIQEPMPPPGNEETVAKEGEKREGCDPRRVYPLEIREEIRRVSHANSHTYGHLNWKRKALKEISIFLVLCNIILWIMPAFGMHPAFENGLEKSFYGYSTWFAIVNFGLPMGVFYRMHSVGGLLEVCVSS